From a single Hevea brasiliensis isolate MT/VB/25A 57/8 unplaced genomic scaffold, ASM3005281v1 Scaf1, whole genome shotgun sequence genomic region:
- the LOC110644115 gene encoding subtilisin-like protease SBT3.9 → MASFWSYGIVLILVLALLQTWSLETLAKSNVYIVYLGDRRHDEPELVQESHHAFLSDILGSKEAAKESILYSYKHGFSGFAAVLTKSQAKLIADFPGIVGVIQNKILTPHTTRSWDFLHVKSHLENGILSKSHFGVGSIIGVLDTGIWPESKSFVDEGIREVPLRWKGICQEGEQFNHSHCNRKIIGARWYIKGYEAEFGKINTSDWAEFLSPRDAGGHGTHTSSTATGVVVENASFVGLAQGLARGGAPSAWLAVYKVCWATGGCSSADVLAAFDDAVFDGVDVLSVSIGSTPPLATYVEDPVAIGSFHAVAKGITVVCSAGNSGPYPQTVINTAPWVITVAASTIDRAFPTRITLGNNQTVVGQALYTGNNLDEFHPLVNGEDIAASDADADSARSCEPGTLNATLARGKVIVCFQSWSQRSGTTARRTVLDVQGVGLIFAQFPDKDVILSLDIPSVQVDFAIATYLLAYMEASRNPIVKFSFTKTAVGKQISPEVAFFSSRGPSSLSPIVLKPDIAAPGVNILASWSPASPVMSDMNNKVTSLNFKIESGTSMACPHISGIVALLKAIHPTWSPAAIKSALITTASVMDEYGQNIIAEGAPHKQADPFDYGGGHVDPNKALNPGLIYDLGISDYVRFLCSMGYNNSAISLMTQSQTVCQKSTKSLANLNLPSITVPELKNKLTVSRTVTNVGHVASVYFVHVQSPPGIYVRVKPSILSFNSSIKKLEFKVTFCSLLKVQGRYSFGNLFWKDGFHVVRIPLIVRPVIDDFYAET, encoded by the exons ATGGCTTCTTTTTGGAGCTATGGGATTGTTCTTATTCTTGTTCTTGCTCTGCTGCAAACTTGGTCCCTTGAAACTCTTGCTAAAAGCAAT gtttacaTTGTTTATTTGGGAGACAGACGCCATGATGAGCCTGAGCTGGTTCAGGAGTCCCACCATGCTTTTCTATCAGATATTCTTGGAAG CAAAGAAGCTGCAAAGGAATCAATTTTGTACAGCTACAAGCATGGATTTTCAGGATTTGCTGCAGTTTTAACCAAGTCACAAGCAAAGCTTATTGCAG ATTTCCCTGGAATTGTTGGCGTAATTCAAAATAAGATTCTTACTCCACATACAACTAGAAGTTGGGATTTTCTGCACGTAAAGTCTCATCTAGAGAATGGAATCCTTTCAAAGAGTCATTTTGGGGTTGGGTCCATAATTGGTGTTCTGGATACTG GTATATGGCCGGAATCAAAAAGCTTCGTAGATGAGGGTATCAGAGAGGTGCCATTACGTTGGAAAGGGATATGCCAGGAAGGAGAACAATTTAATCACTCTCATTGCAATAG GAAAATTATTGGTGCACGTTGGTATATTAAAGGTTATGAAGCTGAATTTGGAAAGATAAATACAAGCGATTGGGCTGAGTTCTTGTCTCCTCGAGATGCTGGAGGTCATGGAACTCACACGTCATCTACTGCAACTGGTGTTGTAGTGGAAAATGCAAGTTTTGTGGGACTAGCTCAAGGATTGGCAAGAGGGGGTGCTCCATCAGCTTGGTTAGCTGTCTACAAAGTTTGTTGGGCTACTGGTGGCTGCAGCTCAGCTGATGTTCTTGCTGCATTTGATGATGCAGTCTTTGATGGTGTCGATGTGCTTTCTGTATCTATTGGCTCAACGCCTCCGCTTGCTACTTATGTTGAGGATCCAGTAGCTATAGGTTCCTTCCATGCTGTTGCTAAAGGAATTACCGTAGTATGCTCTGCAGGGAATTCTGGTCCCTATCCTCAGACTGTCATAAACACAGCTCCATGGGTGATTACTGTTGCAGCAAGCACCATTGATCGAGCTTTTCCCACTAGAATCACCCTAGGTAACAATCAAACTGTTGTG GGTCAGGCTTTGTATACAGGGAATAATTTAGACGAGTTTCACCCTCTCGTGAATGGAGAAGACATAGCAGCTTCTGATGCTGATGCTGACAGCGCGAG AAGCTGTGAACCAGGAACACTGAATGCCACTTTAGCGAGAGGAAAAGTAATTGTGTGTTTTCAATCTTGGTCACAGAGGTCAGGTACCACTGCTAGAAGAACTGTGTTGGATGTTCAAGGTGTTGGTCTTATCTTTGCACAGTTTCCTgataaggatgttattttatcCTTGGATATCCCCTCTGTCCAAGTGGATTTTGCAATTGCAACATATCTTCTTGCATACATGGAGGCAAGCAG AAATCCTATTgtcaaatttagcttcacaaaaaCAGCCGTTGGGAAGCAGATATCACCAGAAGTTGCATTCTTCTCCTCTCGAGGACCTAGTTCCCTCTCCCCCATTGTGTTAAAG CCTGACATTGCTGCTCCTGGGGTTAATATCTTGGCCTCTTGGTCCCCTGCTTCACCTGTAATGTCTGATATGAACAATAAAGTAACATCACTAAACTTCAAAATCGAATCAGGAACATCCATGGCTTGCCCCCACATATCTGGTATTGTAGCGCTTCTTAAAGCTATTCATCCAACATGGAGCCCTGCTGCAATCAAGTCTGCACTGATCACAACAG CTTCTGTGATGGATGAATATGGTCAAAATATTATTGCTGAGGGAGCTCCACACAAGCAAGCTGATCCATTTGATTATGGAGGTGGTCATGTTGATCCTAACAAAGCCTTGAATCCTGGTCTTATATATGACCTGGGGATCTCAGATTACGTCCGTTTTCTTTGTTCCATGGGCTACAATAATTCTGCCATCAGCTTAATGACCCAGTCTCAAACTGTATGCCAGAAATCAACCAAGTCCCTTGCAAATCTTAATCTACCTTCCATCACCGTTCCTGAGCTGAAGAACAAGCTAACCGTTTCAAGAACAGTCACAAATGTTGGTCATGTTGCGTCTGTCTACTTTGTTCATGTTCAATCTCCACCTGGCATTTACGTGAGAGTTAAGCCATCAATTTTGTCATTTAATTCTTCAATAAAGAAGCTCGAGTTCAAGGTAACTTTTTGTTCCCTATTAAAGGTTCAAGGAAGATACTCATTTGGAAACCTTTTCTGGAAAGATGGCTTCCATGTAGTGAGAATACCTTTGATAGTTAGACCTGTAATTGATGATTTCTACGCAGAAACATGA